A single genomic interval of uncultured Desulfobulbus sp. harbors:
- a CDS encoding class I SAM-dependent methyltransferase, with translation MRIRELFDQCATEYDQDRRKLVPFFDDFYGTVLSMIPFERSAPLNVLDLGTGTGLLTAMVAGTFPAARFHLTDISPAMLAQAQQRFTHTERITFALQDHLHLAFDSAYDLVISALSIHHLEHEAKRQLFDKVFQAVRPGGMFINADQAAGATAQEEDEYERRWIEDVTRNGVSALSLKKAQERMKEDKNATLAAQMQWLCEAGFQHVKCGYERARFVVYGGCRP, from the coding sequence ATGCGAATACGAGAACTCTTTGATCAATGCGCCACGGAGTATGACCAGGACCGCCGCAAACTCGTCCCCTTCTTCGATGACTTTTATGGAACTGTCTTGTCGATGATTCCCTTTGAGCGGAGTGCACCTCTCAATGTTCTTGACCTGGGCACTGGTACCGGACTGTTGACCGCCATGGTCGCCGGAACGTTTCCTGCAGCCCGATTCCATCTCACCGACATTTCTCCGGCCATGCTGGCCCAGGCGCAACAACGCTTCACCCATACAGAGCGGATCACCTTTGCCCTGCAGGATCATCTTCATCTGGCTTTCGATTCAGCCTACGATCTGGTGATCTCCGCCCTGTCGATCCATCACCTGGAACACGAGGCAAAGAGGCAGCTTTTTGATAAGGTGTTCCAGGCCGTTCGCCCGGGTGGAATGTTTATCAACGCGGATCAGGCCGCAGGGGCGACAGCCCAGGAGGAAGACGAGTACGAGCGCCGGTGGATCGAGGATGTGACCCGCAACGGTGTTTCAGCCCTTTCCCTGAAAAAGGCACAGGAAAGGATGAAGGAAGACAAGAATGCGACCCTGGCCGCCCAGATGCAATGGCTCTGTGAAGCCGGCTTTCAGCACGTCAAGTGTGGATACGAGCGCGCCCGCTTCGTTGTCTATGGAGGCTGCAGGCCCTGA
- a CDS encoding Fur family transcriptional regulator, with the protein MNSPQKLSSEMLKALFNDIGLRFTPQRETVWRLFENTPKGLTIAMATNILARDKISQTTVYRTVKAFEEMGFLRWFHSQEGEHRYLASRPGHSHMLVCRMCSKAVECSDCDLSILEQLIARKTGFTVEGHYLEFYGLCPDCANASIAR; encoded by the coding sequence ATGAACTCACCACAGAAACTTTCATCGGAGATGCTCAAGGCCCTGTTCAACGACATTGGCCTGAGATTCACCCCCCAACGCGAGACCGTCTGGCGACTCTTTGAAAATACCCCCAAAGGCTTGACCATTGCCATGGCGACCAACATTTTGGCCAGGGACAAAATCAGCCAGACCACTGTCTATCGAACCGTCAAGGCTTTCGAGGAGATGGGATTTTTACGTTGGTTTCACTCACAGGAAGGCGAGCATCGCTATCTGGCCTCGCGGCCTGGGCATAGCCATATGCTCGTGTGCAGAATGTGCTCCAAGGCGGTTGAGTGCTCCGATTGCGACCTCTCGATTCTGGAGCAGCTCATCGCCCGAAAAACCGGGTTCACGGTTGAGGGGCATTATCTTGAATTTTACGGACTCTGCCCGGACTGCGCCAATGCATCGATCGCCCGCTAA
- a CDS encoding permease, translated as MHRSPAKPIPLYQPQKKVQGTGLRLELAWVAGLLFLSMALLVLLLGQSKPYAGLVGDIAINFLAMMVEALPFMLIGSLAGGIIEVFVPMGLVEKIFQRRLRAIFAAAAMGMIFPVCECAVVPVIRRLLGKGVPFGAAVAFLLGGPIVNPLVAASTAVAYNMDWRMVALRLGCGYAIAAMAGMLLSLRFTNENALIPQLRPLSAACCGHEHCSADRHTTSLGAKIFHATGHAADDFFSVGYYLVIGTFIAAFVRSVVPLEIFNHFLCSPWQAILVMMVMAILLNLCSEADAFIAASFRDLLPGSAQLAFMVLGPMFDIKLFLMYFGLFSKKVIAALIATVLFAIFFTMLALHLFFPQLF; from the coding sequence ATGCATCGATCGCCCGCTAAGCCGATTCCACTCTATCAGCCGCAGAAAAAAGTGCAGGGGACCGGCCTACGGCTGGAACTGGCCTGGGTAGCCGGGCTGTTGTTCCTCAGCATGGCCCTTCTTGTGCTGCTCCTCGGCCAAAGCAAACCATACGCCGGACTGGTGGGCGACATAGCCATCAATTTTCTGGCCATGATGGTCGAAGCCCTGCCATTCATGCTGATCGGCTCGCTGGCGGGTGGCATCATCGAGGTCTTTGTTCCGATGGGCCTGGTGGAAAAGATTTTTCAGCGCCGCCTGCGGGCGATTTTCGCGGCAGCAGCCATGGGAATGATCTTCCCGGTCTGCGAATGTGCGGTTGTTCCGGTCATCCGCCGACTGCTCGGCAAGGGGGTGCCGTTCGGCGCGGCGGTGGCCTTTCTTCTCGGTGGCCCAATCGTCAATCCGCTGGTGGCGGCATCTACCGCCGTGGCGTACAACATGGACTGGCGCATGGTTGCCCTGCGCCTCGGCTGTGGCTACGCCATCGCCGCTATGGCGGGTATGCTCCTCTCGCTCCGGTTTACCAATGAGAATGCACTGATACCTCAGCTGCGTCCTCTCTCTGCCGCCTGCTGCGGACACGAGCATTGCAGCGCAGACAGGCACACAACCAGCCTGGGCGCAAAAATCTTCCACGCCACGGGCCATGCTGCCGATGATTTCTTCAGCGTGGGCTATTACCTGGTTATCGGCACCTTTATCGCCGCCTTTGTCCGTAGCGTGGTTCCCCTGGAAATTTTCAACCACTTCCTGTGCTCACCCTGGCAGGCGATTCTGGTCATGATGGTAATGGCCATTCTGCTCAATCTCTGCAGCGAAGCCGACGCATTCATCGCGGCCAGCTTTCGCGACCTGCTGCCCGGAAGCGCCCAATTGGCGTTCATGGTTCTGGGGCCGATGTTTGACATCAAACTCTTCCTGATGTACTTCGGCCTCTTTAGCAAAAAGGTCATTGCCGCCCTGATCGCAACCGTGCTTTTTGCGATTTTTTTCACCATGCTGGCCCTGCACCTCTTTTTTCCCCAACTGTTTTAA
- a CDS encoding TIGR03943 family protein, which translates to MPTKLLQAIVMLLWAALFLWLFFVDQTHLARLLHPKLWWLALIGAVILIMFSLVTLSRLQAPHQVAPLRWTWPSIAIMLVPLCYFWPVQSAQLDSRAFLKRTPLERFPPAPEAGGISKKQGVAAADAPATVTSLSQLVLTPEQFSGQKAEILCQVMHSDKLPQNQFICYRFRITCCAADAMPVFTFVQLNYADSPPEQDTWVRVQGSLSVHTIDNLSFPCIQDATLTPETAPSFPYIF; encoded by the coding sequence ATGCCAACCAAACTGCTCCAGGCCATAGTGATGCTGCTCTGGGCCGCCCTCTTCCTCTGGCTGTTCTTTGTCGATCAAACCCATCTTGCAAGACTGCTGCACCCGAAGTTATGGTGGCTGGCGCTAATCGGCGCCGTAATCCTTATCATGTTTAGCCTGGTTACCTTGAGTCGTTTACAAGCACCCCATCAAGTTGCCCCCTTGCGCTGGACCTGGCCATCCATTGCCATCATGCTGGTACCCCTCTGCTATTTCTGGCCTGTACAATCCGCCCAACTTGACAGCCGCGCCTTTCTCAAGAGAACACCCCTGGAACGTTTCCCGCCTGCCCCAGAGGCCGGAGGCATATCAAAAAAGCAGGGGGTTGCAGCAGCTGATGCGCCTGCCACAGTGACATCCTTGAGCCAACTCGTTCTTACTCCCGAGCAATTCAGCGGCCAAAAGGCGGAAATTCTTTGCCAGGTCATGCACAGCGACAAGCTGCCGCAGAATCAGTTCATCTGTTACCGCTTCCGTATCACCTGCTGTGCAGCGGATGCCATGCCGGTTTTCACCTTCGTGCAACTCAATTACGCGGATTCACCGCCAGAGCAAGACACCTGGGTCCGAGTACAGGGATCGCTCTCCGTGCATACAATCGACAACCTGAGCTTTCCCTGCATCCAAGACGCTACCCTCACGCCTGAAACGGCCCCTTCTTTTCCGTATATTTTTTAA